The Nitrososphaerota archaeon genome window below encodes:
- the trxA gene encoding thioredoxin, producing the protein MMPTGTEHGSLTVELTEANFDKLSSGPKPLFVDFWATWCGPCMVMDPVVEKLAARYSGRVIFGKVNVDQQINISSRYQVFSIPTFMIFKGGQPMDAIIGAVGEPSLERLLKGAVDGDSPGIQ; encoded by the coding sequence ATGATGCCCACTGGAACCGAGCACGGAAGCCTGACAGTCGAGCTGACCGAAGCGAACTTCGACAAACTCAGCTCAGGTCCGAAGCCCCTCTTCGTAGATTTCTGGGCGACCTGGTGCGGACCCTGCATGGTGATGGACCCAGTAGTGGAAAAGTTGGCCGCCAGATACTCGGGAAGGGTAATCTTCGGAAAGGTCAATGTCGATCAACAGATCAACATCTCCTCGCGCTATCAGGTCTTCTCTATCCCTACCTTCATGATATTCAAGGGAGGCCAGCCCATGGACGCGATAATCGGGGCCGTGGGAGAGCCTTCGCTCGAGCGCCTCCTCAAGGGCGCGGTGGACGGCGACTCCCCTGGCATCCAGTGA
- a CDS encoding CoA pyrophosphatase, whose amino-acid sequence MADVFSAILKKLDTQEPPSGQMRQAAVSMMLKDMEAPSVLLIKRADREGDPWSGQVAFPGGKAQEGDATLRETAIRETNEEVGIDLGTRAEFLGYFSTFRTHTGTMDVVPAAFLMKDEVEVRTNDEVASYRWVKLERLLSGEAKSAYRLEFGGQVREMPALLVDDYVVWGLTHLIISTLLE is encoded by the coding sequence ATGGCAGACGTTTTCTCGGCGATTCTGAAGAAGCTCGACACTCAGGAGCCCCCTTCGGGACAGATGCGACAGGCGGCCGTCTCCATGATGCTGAAGGACATGGAGGCCCCGAGCGTCCTACTGATCAAGAGGGCGGACCGCGAGGGAGACCCCTGGTCGGGGCAGGTGGCCTTCCCTGGAGGGAAGGCCCAGGAGGGCGACGCGACGCTTAGGGAGACTGCGATCCGGGAGACGAACGAAGAAGTGGGCATCGATCTGGGGACTAGGGCCGAGTTCCTCGGGTACTTCAGCACGTTCAGGACGCACACTGGAACCATGGACGTCGTCCCAGCTGCGTTCCTCATGAAGGACGAAGTCGAAGTCAGGACGAACGACGAAGTGGCCTCCTACAGGTGGGTCAAGCTCGAGCGCCTCCTCTCAGGCGAGGCGAAGTCCGCCTACAGGCTGGAGTTCGGCGGCCAGGTAAGGGAGATGCCGGCGCTGCTGGTTGACGACTACGTCGTCTGGGGCCTCACCCACCTGATAATCTCCACACTTCTCGAATAG
- a CDS encoding TIGR00269 family protein, whose product MAGCSRCGGKVFYTRRYSGESLCATCFKESIVEKTRKTMSKYGMIAHGERVGVAVSGGKDSLSLLEVLHGLLHGNELVAISVDEGVAGYRDEALEHAKSLTDRLGVEHLTVSYKELFGFSLDEALDWKEEREVSSCSFCGVFRRRAIDEAAERARVSVVATAHNLDDYIQTFMMNLFHGDVARLGWLHPAYVDESFPMRRVKPFMEICEEEVALFAFQSGVPFQSVSCPYMHEGLRSEVRDYLNQMEANHPGVKNVLLSSSLDVISRYAGKSDKKSVPCSDCGRPSSSGLCNVCRMKSEVKQHVKYVGQT is encoded by the coding sequence ATGGCCGGATGCTCACGGTGCGGGGGGAAGGTCTTCTACACCAGGCGATATTCAGGCGAGTCCCTCTGCGCCACCTGCTTCAAGGAATCAATCGTCGAGAAGACTCGGAAGACGATGTCAAAGTACGGAATGATCGCCCATGGAGAGAGGGTGGGCGTCGCGGTCTCGGGGGGCAAGGACAGCCTTTCCCTCCTCGAGGTGCTCCACGGCCTCCTCCACGGGAACGAACTGGTCGCCATATCCGTCGACGAAGGGGTCGCCGGCTACCGTGATGAGGCGTTGGAGCACGCGAAGTCGCTCACGGACAGGCTGGGAGTCGAGCACCTCACCGTCTCCTACAAGGAGCTCTTCGGGTTCTCCCTGGACGAGGCCTTGGACTGGAAGGAAGAACGCGAAGTATCTTCGTGCAGCTTCTGCGGAGTCTTCAGGCGCAGGGCCATAGACGAGGCCGCGGAGAGGGCCCGAGTCTCGGTGGTAGCAACGGCCCACAACCTTGACGACTACATCCAGACGTTCATGATGAACCTGTTCCACGGCGACGTCGCCCGCCTGGGCTGGCTCCACCCCGCCTATGTCGACGAGAGCTTCCCCATGCGCCGAGTGAAGCCGTTCATGGAGATTTGCGAGGAGGAGGTCGCCCTCTTCGCCTTCCAATCCGGGGTCCCCTTCCAGAGCGTGAGCTGCCCCTATATGCACGAGGGCCTGAGGAGCGAGGTCCGCGACTACCTCAACCAGATGGAGGCGAACCATCCTGGGGTGAAGAACGTCCTCCTGAGTTCCAGCCTTGACGTGATCTCGCGTTACGCCGGCAAGTCGGACAAGAAATCGGTCCCCTGCTCCGACTGCGGGAGGCCCTCCTCGAGTGGCCTGTGTAACGTATGCCGGATGAAGTCCGAAGTCAAACAGCACGTTAAATATGTGGGCCAGACCTGA
- a CDS encoding phosphoribosyltransferase family protein translates to MPEFRYISWAEYGNLAEALAEKVRAAGKKYDVVVGIARGGIPVAMVVSDHLDVRIDFINVKSYSGIGERGLPKILSTLTQPVKENSVLLVDDLVDQGDTMSVLKRHLSAQGPRLLETAVLFKKPWSKTEPDYYLEVVDKWVVFPFELSEVNRMRKASGESLDIN, encoded by the coding sequence ATGCCCGAGTTTAGGTACATCAGCTGGGCGGAGTACGGCAATCTCGCGGAGGCGCTCGCCGAGAAGGTGCGCGCTGCGGGAAAGAAATACGACGTCGTGGTGGGCATCGCCCGTGGAGGCATCCCTGTCGCAATGGTGGTTTCTGACCATCTCGACGTCAGGATCGACTTCATCAACGTGAAATCTTACAGCGGAATCGGCGAGAGGGGACTTCCGAAAATCCTGTCGACGCTGACTCAGCCTGTGAAAGAAAATAGCGTTCTCCTCGTGGACGACCTCGTCGACCAGGGGGACACTATGAGCGTGCTCAAACGCCATCTTTCCGCCCAGGGTCCCAGGCTTCTCGAGACCGCTGTCCTATTCAAGAAACCCTGGAGCAAGACCGAGCCCGACTACTACCTCGAGGTCGTGGATAAGTGGGTAGTCTTCCCCTTCGAGCTGAGCGAGGTGAACAGGATGAGGAAGGCATCCGGGGAAAGCCTGGACATCAATTAG
- the eno gene encoding phosphopyruvate hydratase — protein sequence MAVAKDSVKILAIRAREILDSRGNPTVEAEVMTELSVGKASVPSGASKGKHEAVELRDGDSERFGGKGVLKAVENVNRTIGPKLKGSDCADQRKIDSSMRRLDGSPNKARLGANAILSVSMASARAAASSHLLGLFEELRKSSAYTLPVPMMNVINGGEHAGNELAIQEFLIEPVGAGSCGEAVRMGDEVYHALKQVLIEEHGRAATNVGDEGGFAPPFARTRDALVSIRKAIKRAGYGESDVRLGIDAAASTFYRQKDETYTMDGNRLTPQRLEDYYTSLRDEYGLLTIEDPFAEDSFESLAAITRRLGRKTKIIGDDVYVTNVSRMKKGIRMSATNAVLIKLNQIGTVSETEDAVRLARKAKWTVVVSHRSGETDDPFIAHLATAFGAEFIKTGAPARGERVAKYNELLRIEEQLGAKAKYSGKQFS from the coding sequence ATAGCTGTGGCAAAGGATTCAGTCAAGATACTCGCCATTCGCGCACGAGAGATTCTAGACTCGCGGGGAAATCCTACTGTTGAAGCCGAGGTGATGACCGAGTTGTCGGTTGGGAAGGCGAGTGTGCCGTCCGGGGCATCCAAGGGCAAGCACGAGGCCGTGGAACTGCGGGACGGAGATTCCGAGAGGTTCGGCGGAAAGGGCGTTCTGAAGGCTGTGGAGAATGTGAATCGCACAATCGGCCCGAAACTGAAGGGATCGGACTGCGCTGACCAGAGGAAGATAGACAGCTCCATGCGCAGATTGGACGGATCCCCGAACAAGGCTAGGCTTGGGGCGAATGCGATCCTGTCTGTTTCTATGGCCTCGGCGAGAGCGGCTGCGAGTTCACACCTGCTGGGACTCTTCGAGGAGCTGAGGAAGTCAAGCGCATACACCCTGCCCGTGCCGATGATGAACGTTATCAACGGTGGCGAACACGCTGGAAACGAGCTTGCAATCCAGGAGTTTCTGATCGAGCCTGTAGGGGCAGGGTCCTGCGGGGAAGCCGTGAGGATGGGAGATGAAGTCTACCACGCACTCAAGCAGGTTCTCATCGAGGAACACGGCCGAGCCGCGACAAACGTGGGAGATGAGGGAGGTTTCGCCCCGCCGTTCGCCAGGACGAGAGACGCTTTGGTCTCCATCCGGAAGGCCATCAAACGGGCGGGATACGGAGAAAGCGACGTCAGGCTGGGAATCGACGCCGCTGCCTCGACCTTCTATCGTCAGAAGGATGAGACGTACACTATGGATGGGAATAGGTTGACTCCGCAGCGCCTCGAGGACTACTACACATCGCTCCGGGACGAGTACGGACTCCTCACCATAGAAGACCCGTTCGCGGAAGATTCATTCGAGTCCTTAGCTGCGATCACCAGAAGACTCGGACGGAAGACAAAGATCATCGGGGACGACGTGTACGTGACAAACGTTTCGAGGATGAAGAAGGGAATCAGGATGTCAGCGACGAATGCGGTGTTGATCAAGCTCAACCAGATAGGGACGGTCTCAGAGACCGAAGACGCGGTGCGCCTGGCGAGGAAGGCGAAGTGGACCGTGGTGGTATCCCACAGGTCGGGGGAGACGGACGACCCCTTCATCGCCCACCTTGCGACAGCGTTTGGGGCCGAGTTCATCAAGACCGGAGCCCCGGCCAGAGGAGAGAGGGTTGCGAAGTACAACGAACTCCTAAGAATTGAGGAGCAACTGGGGGCGAAGGCCAAGTACTCCGGAAAGCAGTTCAGCTAG
- a CDS encoding site-2 protease family protein, producing MSSEDFKRVEVSRYGIVLLRTRRFKGLMDRLGRNKIAKPVGWVLLYLMPIAAAFGFFIFISNFLVLFSPVAHQAAGVVRGISPLAYLGLPGINPYIPFLYGWIALVFGMIVHEGAHGVVSRSLGLPVKASGLLFFLFVPIGAFVDIDETALKAARARDSGRVLAAGAGVNFVAGIVFLLLLSNTVSTMSPAANGLAITGVGSPSPAATAGIHPGDFILSVNGVHLNDTSQIVNSNWYKQNQTITMTVWRSGEVRTVGLTVGRNPANASLPYLGINSIGYSELRGIASRYSNSFLTRPVIYICIPAFPCAASIIPFSDTLAPLYTSPYGGALVPLASLLYWLFFLNFNLAIFNALPIYPLDGGQAFRIGLGALGRGKLSEKTLSNLSTVATLVVFALIVTFPLSAYLGLI from the coding sequence ATGTCTTCGGAGGACTTCAAGAGGGTCGAGGTCTCGAGATACGGCATCGTCCTCCTGAGAACGAGGAGGTTCAAAGGCCTGATGGACAGGCTGGGCAGGAACAAGATTGCAAAGCCCGTAGGATGGGTATTGCTGTATCTGATGCCAATTGCCGCAGCCTTTGGGTTCTTCATCTTCATCTCGAATTTCCTTGTACTCTTTTCTCCCGTCGCTCACCAAGCGGCCGGAGTCGTCCGGGGGATCAGTCCGCTGGCCTATCTGGGGCTCCCAGGGATCAATCCGTACATCCCGTTCCTGTACGGCTGGATAGCACTCGTCTTCGGAATGATCGTGCACGAGGGTGCCCACGGGGTAGTCTCGCGGAGCCTTGGGCTCCCTGTCAAGGCGTCAGGCCTGCTCTTCTTCCTCTTCGTACCGATTGGTGCCTTCGTCGATATCGATGAAACAGCCCTGAAGGCTGCGCGAGCTAGAGACTCGGGAAGAGTGCTCGCTGCAGGGGCGGGAGTGAACTTCGTTGCCGGGATTGTGTTTCTTCTCCTCCTTTCGAACACTGTTTCGACGATGAGTCCTGCGGCCAACGGGCTGGCCATAACGGGTGTGGGCTCCCCTTCCCCCGCGGCTACTGCGGGGATCCATCCTGGTGACTTCATACTCTCCGTCAACGGCGTTCACCTTAACGACACGTCGCAAATCGTGAACTCCAATTGGTACAAACAGAATCAGACGATCACGATGACAGTCTGGAGGTCAGGAGAGGTGCGGACGGTTGGCCTGACGGTAGGGAGGAACCCGGCCAACGCGTCTCTTCCATATCTGGGCATCAACTCCATCGGCTACTCGGAGCTCCGCGGAATAGCCTCGAGATACTCGAACTCCTTCCTGACTCGTCCTGTGATCTACATCTGCATACCTGCCTTCCCATGCGCCGCATCGATCATCCCTTTTTCTGACACGCTGGCGCCCCTCTACACTTCGCCATACGGGGGGGCCCTGGTACCACTCGCCTCCCTTCTCTACTGGCTCTTCTTCCTGAACTTCAACCTGGCGATATTCAACGCGCTGCCGATATACCCCTTGGACGGCGGCCAGGCGTTCCGCATAGGGCTGGGCGCGTTGGGCCGTGGAAAGCTTAGCGAGAAGACACTGTCCAATCTGTCTACGGTCGCCACGTTGGTCGTCTTTGCGCTCATCGTGACTTTTCCGCTGTCAGCCTACCTGGGCCTCATCTGA